From Bacillus sp. FSL K6-3431, the proteins below share one genomic window:
- a CDS encoding carbohydrate ABC transporter permease produces MNRKRKKKFDPHGFHPVTNWGMNIALAIFTFMCLFPFFYVIMISFTDEATIAKKGYQLIPEKWSLEAYKYLWHMKEQLLQSYGVTIFITVVGTVISVMMIAFYAYAISRKQFKYRRFFTFFAFFTMLFGGGMVPFYIVATQFLGLKDSIWALILPLSMNAFYIIIMRTFFMRSVPESILESARIDGASELRTFFQIVFPLSLPGIATIALFSTLGYWNDWFNALLFIDKPTLVPLQSLLMKIESNLEFMRQNIEISATQSSLFSSIPADTAKMAMVVIATLPIAVSYPFFQKYFISGLTIGGVKE; encoded by the coding sequence ATGAATCGTAAACGAAAAAAGAAATTTGATCCACATGGATTTCATCCAGTGACAAACTGGGGAATGAATATAGCCTTGGCAATATTTACTTTCATGTGCTTGTTTCCATTTTTCTACGTCATCATGATTTCATTTACGGATGAAGCGACAATTGCGAAAAAAGGGTATCAGCTTATTCCTGAAAAATGGAGTCTTGAGGCTTACAAATATTTATGGCATATGAAAGAGCAATTGCTACAATCATATGGTGTAACAATTTTTATTACTGTTGTTGGAACGGTCATAAGCGTAATGATGATTGCATTTTATGCTTATGCGATTTCAAGAAAACAATTTAAATATAGAAGGTTCTTTACATTCTTTGCCTTCTTTACAATGCTTTTTGGTGGCGGCATGGTTCCATTCTATATTGTAGCTACACAGTTTCTAGGCTTGAAAGATTCCATATGGGCATTAATTTTACCTCTTTCCATGAATGCCTTCTATATTATCATTATGAGAACATTCTTTATGAGATCTGTTCCAGAATCCATTTTGGAATCAGCGAGGATTGACGGGGCCAGTGAATTAAGAACTTTTTTCCAAATTGTTTTTCCTTTATCTTTACCAGGGATTGCGACAATTGCGTTATTTAGCACACTCGGTTATTGGAATGATTGGTTTAATGCCTTGCTGTTTATCGATAAACCAACTCTAGTACCGTTACAATCTTTGTTGATGAAAATTGAAAGTAATCTTGAGTTCATGAGGCAAAATATCGAAATTAGTGCTACACAGTCGAGTTTATTCTCATCGATTCCTGCAGATACTGCAAAAATGGCCATGGTTGTAATCGCCACTTTACCGATAGCTGTATCCTATCCATTTTTCCAAAAATACTTCATTAGTGGGTTAACTATCGGTGGCGTGAAAGAATAA
- a CDS encoding ABC transporter permease produces the protein MKKILKDLINNRIWLLMVLPGTIWFLLFSYLPMFGTVIAFKDFRISRDGFFASVFNSEWVGFDNFKYLFSTDSAFVITRNTILYNLVFIVIGLVLAVAVAIILSELANKKLAKVYQTGMLFPHFLSWVIVSYFVFTFLSADRGLMNNILDWFGIEAISWYNEPKYWPFIIIFMSMWKGVGYGSIVYLAAIVGIDKTYYEAAMIDGATKWQQIRHVTLPMITPLIVILTILNVGKIFNSDFGLFYQLPRDSGALYSVTNTIDTFVYRGLMTLGDIGMSTAAGLYQSFVGLVLVLLTNYIVKKIDEENALF, from the coding sequence TTGAAGAAGATATTAAAAGACCTAATAAATAATCGTATATGGCTCCTTATGGTACTTCCTGGTACTATTTGGTTTCTACTATTTTCCTATTTGCCGATGTTTGGTACAGTCATCGCATTTAAGGATTTTCGTATATCACGAGATGGATTTTTCGCCAGTGTATTTAATAGTGAATGGGTTGGATTTGACAATTTCAAATATCTATTTAGCACAGATAGTGCATTTGTAATTACAAGAAATACAATATTGTACAATCTAGTATTCATTGTCATAGGACTGGTTTTGGCAGTCGCAGTAGCAATCATTTTAAGTGAACTGGCTAATAAGAAACTAGCGAAAGTATACCAAACAGGAATGTTATTTCCCCATTTTCTTTCTTGGGTTATCGTCAGTTATTTTGTTTTCACCTTCTTGAGTGCCGACAGAGGATTAATGAATAACATCTTGGATTGGTTCGGCATTGAAGCTATCTCCTGGTATAACGAACCTAAATATTGGCCATTCATCATTATATTTATGAGTATGTGGAAAGGTGTCGGATACGGGAGTATCGTTTATCTAGCCGCAATTGTCGGAATTGATAAAACGTATTATGAGGCAGCAATGATAGATGGTGCGACAAAGTGGCAGCAAATTCGCCACGTAACCCTTCCGATGATTACCCCACTAATTGTGATACTGACAATATTAAACGTAGGGAAAATTTTCAACTCCGATTTCGGGCTATTCTATCAATTACCTAGAGATTCGGGGGCGCTATATTCTGTTACAAACACAATTGATACCTTTGTCTATCGCGGTCTTATGACGTTGGGCGATATAGGCATGAGTACGGCAGCAGGGTTATATCAGTCATTTGTAGGATTGGTTCTCGTCCTTCTGACAAACTATATCGTTAAGAAAATAGACGAAGAAAATGCATTATTTTAA
- a CDS encoding MFS transporter: MEIENTGKKSVVIIALITAISVLGNEMLFIVMPIYWKFFGLTSMWQIGVLLSANRIIRLPINSLVGWCYQNMNKRTGLLLAVILAIISTYSYGTLKGFWLLLAMRILWGIAWSFLRLGGYLTVISCSDRQTRGHFIGLYNGLWGLGTLFGMLIGGIFTEIVGIPTITTVFAILGICSIPFVIRYVPNTVSDAGIEKREDHPSSLVNRKKLLPVLLNGLLVAFVVYGIFTSTLSKVIEHQIGENLVFLSFTVGAVAVAGILQAFRMGLDPFLAPLVGKWSDQKFGRIPLLMFALLLGTICLFIIPLNIPFIVFILVILVFQLVATLLITTSDSMAADLSGDISSVKTMTYYTLFVDLGSALGPLIGYLVIDFIGLQWLFWATGILMFFLLVFWYKGPQQQRAKSYAG; encoded by the coding sequence ATGGAAATAGAAAATACGGGTAAAAAATCTGTTGTAATTATCGCTTTAATAACTGCGATCAGTGTATTAGGTAACGAAATGCTGTTTATTGTTATGCCGATATATTGGAAGTTTTTTGGATTAACATCAATGTGGCAGATTGGTGTTCTACTATCTGCGAATAGAATCATTCGCCTTCCTATCAATTCATTAGTAGGTTGGTGTTATCAAAATATGAATAAAAGAACGGGATTACTGCTAGCTGTTATTCTTGCCATTATTTCTACCTACTCTTATGGTACTTTAAAAGGTTTTTGGTTATTGCTTGCTATGCGTATTCTATGGGGGATCGCTTGGTCCTTTCTACGTTTAGGGGGATACTTAACCGTGATTTCGTGTAGTGATCGTCAAACAAGAGGCCATTTTATTGGTTTATATAATGGTCTTTGGGGCTTAGGTACTTTATTTGGTATGTTAATAGGTGGCATTTTTACCGAAATTGTAGGAATCCCAACAATCACAACAGTGTTTGCAATTTTGGGTATATGTAGTATCCCATTTGTTATCCGTTATGTTCCTAATACGGTAAGTGATGCGGGGATAGAGAAAAGAGAGGATCATCCTTCCAGTTTAGTTAATCGAAAAAAACTTTTACCTGTATTATTGAATGGTTTATTGGTTGCCTTTGTTGTATACGGAATATTTACATCGACATTAAGCAAAGTGATTGAACATCAAATCGGTGAAAATCTTGTATTTCTATCTTTTACAGTTGGAGCGGTAGCTGTTGCAGGGATTTTACAAGCCTTTCGAATGGGGTTAGATCCTTTTTTAGCACCACTTGTCGGGAAATGGTCGGATCAAAAATTTGGAAGAATCCCTTTATTAATGTTTGCTCTATTACTTGGAACCATTTGCTTGTTTATCATCCCACTTAATATCCCATTTATCGTTTTTATTCTTGTAATTCTTGTTTTTCAATTAGTAGCTACATTATTAATTACGACTAGTGATTCTATGGCGGCAGATTTATCGGGTGACATTTCATCCGTAAAAACAATGACGTATTACACTTTATTTGTCGATCTTGGTTCAGCACTTGGGCCATTAATTGGTTACTTAGTCATTGATTTCATTGGTCTTCAATGGTTATTTTGGGCTACTGGTATTCTAATGTTTTTTTTACTAGTTTTCTGGTATAAAGGGCCTCAACAACAACGTGCAAAAAGTTATGCAGGATAA
- a CDS encoding DeoR/GlpR family DNA-binding transcription regulator, protein MSLLSEERKKIIMDEIDIRGKVRVVSLAEQLQVSNETIRRDLEALEKTEKLKRVYGGAVKSSYEDGEPPYQQRQIINREEKISIGKQASLLINDGDTIFLDTGTTVLEAAKFIEGFKRLTIITNSLPTANFLKDSLSQGLFRGKLIILGGEVSPDQQSVSGYLCEEMLKNFYVDKAFLSVGGVSVKTGISDYDLNESAISKIVTSYSNEVIVLADHSKIGVQSFSSIITLDKIDVIISDKEPPTSWTSILEQKSVEWIAAK, encoded by the coding sequence TTGTCACTTTTATCAGAGGAAAGAAAAAAGATTATTATGGATGAAATAGACATACGGGGCAAAGTTCGTGTTGTTTCGTTAGCAGAGCAATTACAAGTTTCCAATGAAACAATTCGAAGGGATTTGGAAGCGCTAGAGAAGACTGAAAAGCTAAAAAGGGTTTACGGTGGAGCTGTGAAAAGTTCATATGAAGATGGAGAGCCTCCATATCAACAACGTCAGATTATCAATCGAGAAGAGAAAATATCCATTGGAAAACAAGCTTCGTTGCTTATTAATGATGGAGATACTATTTTTTTAGATACTGGAACAACGGTATTAGAGGCTGCAAAGTTTATTGAAGGCTTTAAGCGACTTACTATCATCACCAATTCTTTGCCTACAGCAAACTTCTTGAAAGACTCGCTATCTCAAGGATTATTTAGAGGGAAGTTAATCATTTTGGGTGGGGAAGTATCGCCCGATCAACAGTCTGTAAGTGGTTATCTATGTGAAGAAATGTTAAAGAATTTTTATGTAGATAAAGCTTTTCTCTCAGTTGGAGGCGTTTCTGTTAAAACAGGTATAAGCGACTATGACTTAAATGAATCTGCTATATCGAAAATAGTGACTTCTTATTCCAATGAAGTCATTGTCTTAGCTGATCATAGTAAAATAGGTGTTCAGTCATTTAGCAGCATTATCACTTTAGATAAGATAGACGTTATTATTAGTGACAAAGAACCACCGACTTCGTGGACGTCGATACTGGAACAAAAAAGTGTAGAATGGATAGCAGCTAAGTAG
- a CDS encoding histidinol phosphate phosphatase domain-containing protein, which yields MKVDYHIHLEEGPYSSNWLKRTFDAIKNIRDSQYKAHTREWMVEASELLGKRIESGPYTMEWLDLYLMQAKRLGLREVGIVDHLYRFKEYKSYYEKHIYIENDHLGTIQKKWLDQVSVESIDPFIQLIENAKQKWKNEGIELRLGMEADYFLNGEEELTNILHEKQYDYIIGSVHFIYGWGFDNPETQHLFMQYDLLELYRDFFHIVENAVSSRIFDYIAHLDNLKVFGNRPDEEKLIPYYHQIAKKLLDTNTATEVNAGLYYRYPVKEMCPSPAFLKVLADHHVCMTISSDAHFPDDLGNYALEQLGMLQSLGVKQITTFKQRKKIKQKIEIGDILNTY from the coding sequence TTGAAAGTTGATTATCATATTCATCTAGAAGAAGGTCCGTATTCCTCGAATTGGTTAAAAAGAACATTTGATGCTATAAAAAATATAAGGGATTCACAGTATAAAGCACATACACGCGAATGGATGGTAGAAGCATCAGAGCTATTGGGAAAACGAATAGAAAGCGGTCCATATACTATGGAATGGCTTGATTTATATTTAATGCAAGCAAAGCGATTAGGGCTAAGAGAAGTAGGAATAGTTGACCATCTTTATCGTTTCAAAGAATACAAATCTTACTATGAAAAACATATATATATAGAAAATGATCACTTAGGAACTATTCAGAAAAAGTGGTTAGATCAAGTATCTGTGGAATCAATTGATCCATTTATCCAGCTAATTGAGAATGCGAAACAAAAGTGGAAAAATGAAGGGATAGAGCTTCGATTAGGAATGGAAGCAGATTATTTTCTTAATGGAGAAGAAGAATTAACAAATATTCTTCATGAAAAGCAATATGACTATATCATCGGATCTGTGCATTTCATCTATGGATGGGGATTTGATAATCCGGAGACTCAGCACTTGTTTATGCAATACGATTTACTAGAACTATATAGAGATTTTTTTCATATTGTTGAAAATGCTGTTTCTTCAAGGATTTTTGATTATATTGCACATCTTGATAATTTAAAAGTATTTGGTAACCGTCCGGACGAAGAAAAGTTAATTCCTTATTATCATCAGATTGCTAAAAAGTTGTTAGATACTAATACAGCTACTGAAGTTAATGCGGGACTCTATTATCGTTATCCAGTTAAAGAAATGTGCCCTAGTCCAGCATTTCTGAAGGTATTAGCTGACCATCATGTATGCATGACTATTTCTTCTGATGCTCATTTTCCCGATGATCTAGGAAACTACGCTCTGGAGCAGTTGGGTATGTTGCAGTCCTTAGGAGTCAAACAAATAACAACGTTTAAACAAAGAAAAAAAATAAAACAAAAAATTGAAATTGGTGACATACTAAATACATATTAG
- a CDS encoding metallophosphoesterase family protein produces MESKLMFRKDRSFKIIQFTDLHVSGEDDHKDDARTFTLISESIQQEQPDLIVITGDLIWSEGVNRPDNSYRKVLDHISQWDIPFAIVYGNHDTEEGITRKELHLIQEGYHSSVSITGPENIHGVGNYSLAIQSATGEENEALLYFLDSGALAPEDIGGYEWIHSDQVNWFVSESQKYAKVKEKPAPALAFFHIPIPEYNEVLQVGKVSGIRMEKVCAPKINSGLFTALLESGDVMGTFVGHDHDNDYCGELYGISLCYGRVSGYNTYGELQRGARVIRLFEGERRFESWIRLDNGEITSFYTHNKV; encoded by the coding sequence ATGGAATCAAAACTAATGTTTCGTAAAGATCGGTCATTTAAAATCATTCAGTTTACAGATTTGCACGTAAGCGGTGAAGATGATCATAAAGATGATGCACGGACGTTCACTTTAATTAGTGAATCTATCCAGCAAGAACAGCCTGATTTAATCGTAATTACAGGAGATCTTATCTGGAGTGAAGGTGTTAATCGCCCAGATAATTCGTATCGGAAAGTATTGGACCATATCTCTCAATGGGATATTCCATTTGCTATTGTTTATGGAAATCATGATACCGAAGAGGGAATAACGAGGAAAGAACTGCATCTAATTCAAGAGGGATATCATAGTTCTGTGTCTATAACTGGTCCAGAAAATATACATGGTGTGGGCAATTACTCTCTAGCAATTCAATCAGCGACAGGCGAAGAAAATGAAGCGTTACTATACTTTTTAGATTCAGGAGCATTGGCTCCAGAGGATATTGGTGGGTATGAATGGATCCATTCCGATCAAGTGAATTGGTTTGTTTCGGAGTCACAGAAATATGCAAAAGTAAAAGAAAAACCAGCTCCTGCTTTAGCCTTTTTTCATATTCCAATACCTGAGTATAATGAAGTCTTACAGGTAGGAAAAGTATCAGGAATTAGAATGGAAAAGGTTTGTGCCCCTAAGATTAATAGTGGATTATTTACAGCACTCCTTGAATCCGGGGACGTTATGGGAACGTTTGTGGGACACGATCATGATAATGATTATTGTGGGGAGCTATACGGTATATCCTTATGTTATGGCCGTGTAAGTGGGTATAACACTTATGGTGAGTTGCAACGTGGAGCAAGAGTGATTCGTCTCTTTGAAGGTGAACGCCGATTTGAATCATGGATTCGCCTTGATAACGGAGAAATTACCTCTTTCTATACTCATAATAAAGTATAA
- a CDS encoding carbohydrate ABC transporter permease, giving the protein MGNNYYQTSKGEKVFSYINYFIIIAFCLTVILPFINIFALSFNSGVDAQKGGVYFWPREWTFDNFKEVFSQSSILGGFYISLFRTILGTLISVFLTAMAAYALKSKTLPWRKQITFFIFFTMLFSGGIVPYYMVLKELQLTNSIWVYIIPSLYSVWNIIIMRTFFYQIPESVEEAAKIDGCGDFAIFFKIILPMSIPVVAAIGLFNAVGHWNDWFSGAFYVRDQSLKPLSTLLQEMLTRQEALQNALLRSSGTNYDLVDKVLITGESLKMATIVIVVTPIILVYPLLQKHFIKGVNIGSVKE; this is encoded by the coding sequence GTGGGAAATAATTACTATCAAACTTCCAAAGGTGAAAAAGTTTTTTCATATATTAACTATTTTATTATTATTGCTTTTTGTTTAACAGTCATACTTCCTTTCATTAACATATTTGCATTATCGTTTAATAGCGGTGTAGATGCACAAAAAGGTGGAGTTTATTTCTGGCCGAGAGAATGGACATTTGACAACTTTAAAGAAGTATTTTCACAATCAAGTATTTTAGGTGGTTTTTATATATCATTATTCAGAACAATTTTAGGTACCTTGATAAGTGTTTTTCTTACGGCAATGGCTGCATACGCTTTAAAAAGTAAAACATTGCCATGGAGAAAACAAATTACGTTTTTTATTTTCTTTACCATGTTATTTAGTGGTGGGATTGTGCCTTATTATATGGTGTTAAAAGAACTACAACTAACTAACAGTATATGGGTATATATTATTCCTTCATTATATAGCGTCTGGAATATCATTATTATGAGGACTTTTTTTTATCAAATTCCAGAGAGTGTGGAAGAAGCGGCGAAAATTGATGGGTGTGGAGATTTTGCTATCTTCTTTAAAATTATATTGCCCATGAGTATACCGGTTGTCGCTGCAATTGGATTGTTTAACGCAGTAGGACATTGGAATGACTGGTTTTCAGGTGCCTTCTATGTGCGTGACCAATCATTAAAGCCTTTGTCCACATTGCTTCAGGAAATGCTTACGAGGCAAGAAGCATTGCAAAATGCATTGCTGCGTTCATCAGGTACAAATTATGATCTAGTAGATAAAGTTCTTATTACCGGTGAATCGTTAAAAATGGCGACAATTGTCATTGTCGTAACACCAATTATTCTTGTATATCCTCTCTTGCAAAAACATTTCATCAAAGGGGTCAATATCGGCTCTGTAAAAGAATAA